In Plodia interpunctella isolate USDA-ARS_2022_Savannah chromosome 1, ilPloInte3.2, whole genome shotgun sequence, one DNA window encodes the following:
- the eIF4A gene encoding eukaryotic initiation factor 4A yields the protein MSYSPERRQEDWPEDSKNGPKDQGNYDGPPGMDPQGALDTNWHQVVESFDDMNLKEELLRGIYAYGFEKPSAIQQRAIMPCIQGRDVIAQAQSGTGKTATFSISILQQIDTSIRECQALILAPTRELAQQIQKVVIALGDHLNAKCHACIGGTNVREDIRQLESGVHVVVGTPGRVYDMITRRALRANTIKLFVLDEADEMLSRGFKDQIHDVFKMLSADVQVILLSATMPDDVLEVSRCFMRDPVRILVQKEELTLEGIKQFFIAIEMEEWKLETLCDLYDTLSIAQAVIFCNTRRKVDWLTESMHERDFTVSAMHGDMDQREREVIMRQFRTGSSRVLITTDLLARGIDVQQVSCVINYDLPTNRENYIHRIGRGGRFGRKGIAINFVTEADKRALKDIEEFYHTTITEMPSDVANLI from the exons ATGTCTTATTCACCTGAAAGAAG ACAAGAAGATTGGCCGGAGGATTCCAAAAATGGGCCTAAGGATCAAGGAAACTATGACGGCCCTCCGGGTATGGATCCCCAAGGAGCACTCGATACAAACTGGCATCAAGTCGTGGAAAGCTTTGATGACATGAATTTGAAAGAAGAATTGCTGAGAGGAATTTATGCTTATGGCTTTGAAAAGCCATCAGCTATTCAGCAGCGCGCCATTATGCCGTGTATCCAAGGTCGCGACGTTATAGCTCAAGCCCAGTCTGGAACTGGAAAGACAGCTACTTTCTCTATTTCTATTTTGCAACAAATAGACACTAGTATTCGTGAATGCCAGGCATTGATTCTGGCTCCAACCAGAGAGTTGGCCCAACAAATTCAAAAG gtggTAATAGCTCTTGGTGACCACTTAAATGCTAAATGTCATGCTTGTATTGGAGGCACCAATGTGCGTGAGGATATCCGCCAACTGGAAAGTGGTGTTCATGTGGTTGTGGGTACTCCAGGCCGTGTGTATGACATGATAACTCGTCGTGCTCTACGTGCTAATACCATCAAGCTCTTTGTGCTTGATGAAGCTGATGAGATGTTATCCAGGGG TTTCAAAGATCAAATCCATGATGTATTCAAGATGCTCTCTGCTGATGTTCAAGTCATTTTACTCTCGGCTACTATGCCAGATGATGTGTTGGAAGTTTCACGCTGCTTCATGAGAGATCCTGTGCGCATTCTTGTCCAGAAAGAAGAG ctTACTCTGGAAGGGATTAAACAATTCTTTATTGCTATTGAAATGGAAGAGTGGAAATTGGAGACACTTTGTGATTTATATGATACCCTGTCAATTGCGCAGGCTGTCATTTTCTGCAACACCCGTCGCAAG GTGGACTGGCTTACTGAGTCAATGCATGAGCGTGACTTCACCGTGTCTGCTATGCACGGTGACATGGACCAACGCGAGCGTGAGGTGATCATGAGGCAGTTCCGTACTGGATCTTCTCGTGTTCTGATCACCACGGACTTGCTTGCGCGTGGTATTGACGTGCAGCAAGTCTCTTGCGTCATCAACTATGATCTACCAACTAACCGCGAAAACTACATTCACAG AATCGGAAGAGGAGGTCGTTTCGGCCGTAAAGGAATTGCTATCAACTTCGTGACTGAAGCTGATAAGAGAGCATTGAAGGATATTGAGGAGTTCTACCATACAACTATTACGGAAATGCCCAGCGATGTGGCTAACCTCATCTGA
- the chic gene encoding profilin: protein MSWQDYVDKQLMASRCVTKAAIAGHDGNVWAKSEGFEISKDEVAKIVAGFENESLLTSGGVTIAGSRYIYLSGTDRIVRAKLGKVGVHCMKTQQAVVIALYQEPIQPQQAASVVEKLGDYLINCGY, encoded by the exons ATGAGCTGGCAAGATTATGTTGATAAACAGTTAATGGCCTCCAGATGTGTTACAAAAGCTGCGATTGCCGGTCACGATGGCAATGTCTGGGCCAAGTCGGAAGGTTTCGAA ATATCAAAAGATGAAGTAGCAAAAATAGTAGCTGGTTTTGAAAATGAATCACTTCTAACGAGCGGTGGCGTAACGATAGCGGGTTCGCGGTACATCTACCTCAGTGGCACAGACCGCATCGTACGTGCGAAACTTGGCAAAGTCGGAGTACACTGCATGAAGACACAACAAG CCGTCGTAATCGCTTTGTATCAAGAACCCATCCAACCCCAGCAAGCTGCGTCTGTAGTCGAGAAGTTAGGAGACTATTTAATTAACTGTGGTTATTAG